From the genome of Segatella hominis, one region includes:
- a CDS encoding HmuY family protein: MNHLKMTVAGVGILMLTSCNGIFDDIYDQPKEIVPAKGQLLIDATSWTDWYYVDLNLLQRLTEAGDEEALMKAQTEFVAYPIPMTATGEKDESEAGHEAATQGRKAGQYMYWFDVFGEGIKKNTFSYYTPTEGQEEPEEWTLAVHRNNVRTNGGAVLETSYTSMDELPESSEAFRNMNFQEDEWSENLVWDSQDLMLMGYVPSQGISVNKVLSSWLSMKIPPMPPAFSMNNHVFILRLKDGTYAALQLENYLSQEGKKCFLTINYKYPY; this comes from the coding sequence ATGAATCATCTCAAAATGACCGTTGCTGGAGTGGGAATCCTGATGCTCACTTCCTGCAACGGTATTTTTGACGATATCTACGACCAGCCGAAGGAGATAGTGCCGGCGAAAGGTCAGCTTCTGATAGATGCTACCAGTTGGACTGACTGGTATTATGTGGATCTGAACCTGCTGCAGCGACTCACCGAGGCGGGGGATGAGGAGGCGCTGATGAAAGCGCAGACGGAATTTGTGGCTTACCCGATTCCGATGACTGCCACCGGCGAGAAAGACGAGTCGGAGGCGGGACATGAGGCAGCTACACAGGGCAGAAAGGCGGGACAATATATGTACTGGTTTGATGTCTTCGGAGAGGGAATCAAGAAGAACACCTTCTCTTATTATACGCCTACTGAGGGACAGGAGGAGCCTGAGGAATGGACCCTGGCCGTACACCGCAATAACGTGAGAACCAACGGCGGGGCTGTGCTGGAGACTTCCTATACTTCGATGGACGAACTGCCAGAGAGCAGCGAGGCTTTCAGAAACATGAACTTCCAGGAGGATGAATGGAGCGAAAACCTGGTGTGGGACAGTCAGGACCTGATGCTGATGGGCTACGTGCCTTCGCAGGGCATCAGCGTGAACAAGGTGCTCTCATCATGGCTCAGCATGAAAATTCCACCTATGCCGCCTGCCTTCAGCATGAACAATCATGTGTTTATCCTGCGCCTCAAGGACGGTACTTATGCTGCCCTGCAGCTGGAAAACTATCTGTCGCAGGAGGGTAAGAAGTGTTTTCTCACCATCAACTACAAGTATCCTTATTAG
- a CDS encoding calycin-like domain-containing protein, translating into MKKFFTLIFATMLASSMSAQMHGALKFSGASEMAVMGQNTPCESDTVKFEMVSMSAGNITLPAMEGMATIPSFTIENVTFTMGENHVITMADQTFSAKVTVNNEEKSITGSSLTGTYNMADNSLTLKVVFKYGKMPLPLTYSIKSYYIKEVSSPIAVSIGGMMNYENAGVTYQVRKYMDGETQKMDVTVPTYTLDNTVMGNMTLGTYTIKGLTYDEAKGGFYRDYKNDGLKFHVVCKGGSMNMDNDYSFNAEKDNNILVKYEGSKVSDIINRFQMGSMPFYISTNFKAVTNGIGAVKGETAKGDGKMYNLQGQMVGDNYKGVVIINGKKFLKK; encoded by the coding sequence ATGAAGAAATTCTTTACGCTTATTTTTGCCACTATGTTGGCTTCCTCTATGTCGGCTCAGATGCATGGTGCTCTGAAGTTTTCCGGTGCTTCTGAAATGGCTGTGATGGGCCAGAATACTCCTTGCGAGAGCGATACGGTGAAATTTGAAATGGTCAGCATGTCGGCTGGCAACATCACGCTCCCTGCTATGGAAGGTATGGCTACCATCCCTTCGTTCACTATCGAGAATGTGACGTTTACTATGGGCGAAAATCATGTCATTACGATGGCCGACCAGACTTTCAGCGCCAAGGTGACTGTGAATAATGAGGAGAAATCCATCACCGGTTCATCGCTTACCGGTACTTATAATATGGCTGACAATTCGCTCACGCTGAAAGTGGTGTTCAAATACGGCAAGATGCCTTTACCGCTCACCTACAGCATCAAGTCTTACTACATCAAGGAAGTGAGCAGTCCGATAGCTGTGAGCATTGGCGGTATGATGAATTATGAGAATGCGGGCGTTACTTATCAGGTGCGCAAGTATATGGATGGCGAGACGCAGAAGATGGACGTGACCGTGCCTACCTATACGCTTGACAATACTGTGATGGGCAACATGACTCTCGGCACTTACACTATCAAGGGGCTTACCTACGATGAGGCGAAGGGTGGTTTTTATCGTGACTACAAGAACGACGGTCTGAAATTCCACGTTGTCTGCAAGGGCGGAAGCATGAATATGGACAATGATTATAGCTTCAACGCCGAGAAGGACAATAATATCCTCGTGAAGTATGAAGGCAGCAAGGTGAGCGACATCATCAACAGATTCCAGATGGGTTCTATGCCTTTCTATATCTCAACCAACTTCAAGGCGGTGACCAACGGCATCGGCGCGGTGAAGGGCGAGACGGCTAAGGGCGACGGCAAAATGTACAACCTGCAGGGCCAGATGGTAGGTGACAACTACAAGGGCGTGGTGATCATCAACGGTAAGAAATTCCTAAAAAAATAA
- a CDS encoding very short patch repair endonuclease has translation MSDRLTIQQRHNNMAAIKGKDTKPEVLVRKFLWSHGFRYRLNHPRLPGKPDIVLRKYRTCIFVNGCFWHGHEGCKYYVVPKSNTQFWQDKILRNQQRDLEVMHKLAEMGWHTIVVWECELKPAVREQTLESLAFTLNHIFLQDRCVRHYELPEEDSAMAAEPEPKHRE, from the coding sequence ATGTCGGACCGTTTGACCATACAACAGCGTCACAACAACATGGCGGCAATCAAAGGCAAGGACACCAAGCCGGAAGTCCTTGTCAGGAAATTCCTGTGGTCGCACGGATTCAGATACAGGCTAAACCATCCACGCTTGCCAGGAAAGCCTGACATCGTGCTGCGCAAATACCGCACCTGCATCTTCGTGAACGGATGCTTCTGGCACGGACATGAAGGATGCAAATACTACGTCGTGCCGAAATCCAATACCCAGTTCTGGCAGGATAAGATTCTGCGCAATCAGCAGCGGGATCTTGAGGTAATGCACAAACTGGCTGAAATGGGCTGGCACACGATCGTGGTATGGGAATGCGAACTGAAACCTGCCGTCAGGGAACAAACCCTGGAATCGCTTGCCTTCACTCTCAACCATATTTTCCTACAAGACCGCTGCGTCAGACATTATGAACTGCCAGAGGAAGACTCGGCTATGGCGGCGGAGCCGGAACCGAAGCATCGGGAATAG
- a CDS encoding helix-turn-helix domain-containing protein, which translates to MDRITKEQYEFALNRIEDLLPLVTDDTPANDKNAIELTLMSDIVESYEKKHFPIGKPSVSELIELSLNEKKMTQKQLASEIGVSPSRINDYVTGRSEPTLKIARLLCKVLNITPAAMLQC; encoded by the coding sequence ATGGATAGAATTACGAAAGAACAATATGAGTTTGCACTCAACAGAATAGAAGATCTCCTGCCATTGGTAACGGACGATACGCCTGCCAACGATAAGAATGCCATAGAACTGACATTAATGTCGGACATTGTTGAGTCATACGAAAAGAAACATTTTCCTATCGGAAAGCCTTCTGTTTCTGAACTTATCGAACTTTCTTTAAATGAAAAGAAAATGACTCAAAAACAACTGGCTTCAGAAATTGGAGTAAGTCCTTCACGTATTAACGATTATGTAACAGGGCGCTCTGAGCCTACTCTAAAAATAGCTAGATTGCTATGCAAGGTTCTGAACATAACGCCTGCTGCGATGTTGCAATGTTAA
- a CDS encoding DUF6575 domain-containing protein, whose protein sequence is MKTIKGICIKKRNFDKFKKVADLIYFDGPLLSHYVTNKGDNFLFYWIDQDDTNNRWMFIRTDYDNIQKYTNKKQTLRNVLSSPLDDIVYTVDIDEEGNHHNFQAHSIEDLPEDYLPTEDSYYEFEPKDVNKENLSIAEMSGKKLDWFRKVCAAVL, encoded by the coding sequence ATGAAAACAATAAAAGGTATTTGCATAAAGAAGCGCAACTTCGACAAATTCAAGAAAGTAGCCGATCTTATATATTTCGATGGACCATTGTTGTCACACTACGTTACCAACAAAGGTGACAACTTTCTCTTCTATTGGATAGACCAAGATGATACAAACAATCGTTGGATGTTCATCAGAACCGATTACGACAATATACAAAAGTACACGAATAAAAAGCAAACATTGCGTAACGTATTAAGTTCGCCATTAGACGACATTGTATATACAGTCGATATTGATGAAGAAGGCAATCATCACAACTTTCAGGCCCACTCCATAGAAGATCTTCCAGAGGATTATCTCCCTACCGAAGATTCTTATTATGAATTTGAGCCAAAAGATGTGAACAAAGAGAACTTATCCATAGCAGAAATGAGCGGCAAGAAACTTGACTGGTTCCGCAAGGTCTGTGCAGCGGTACTTTAG
- a CDS encoding restriction endonuclease, with the protein MRILIEEYQYDYEDVCDVLKGLGVLQDVEGKVSLSYVGYYFNDDPDVNDCVFILPKVLLEGEFRHEKVFGHIDPKDLINADDCKMSVDEHKFIYELSVWIYRAICVFRDHEFDRYANKKQASIVLYKQAPMMGHMRKRKASTFLDVLLALQEWNKKNESFVMFIVKNLHSGYNKINWIRTISRSQVVIQESIGGTRRQDASYLNPINKKRQINFDEELLVIYYSILEYMRAEYGFPVKINVNFPLIKGEKFKRYINGYGKRRLKQIKYKYFSDKALELWSYCYAFFNRPDNVTLNVDQREYLLVKSFHVVFEAIIDELIAGDQKLPKDLKDQPDGKRVDHIYQYQELTNNENDDNIYYIGDSKYYKRGNSLGKESVYKQFTYARNVIQWNLDLFNDGKPEDQSGHVKLRDDVTEGYNIIPNFFISANQNVLIPEKEIHLIDSDKEEGKRRKQYYISRQFDNRLYDRDTFLLAHFDVNFLFVVALYGRNNSSSKEQWRNNVRKIFRKEIQKMLKDNFDFYAMTAHAEVNPDTYIKENFQTLLGKVYHPFDNREGSDQQYFSLALRKPEKEESEAIKKKVMDENEAVMFELKQAFYIAKCPLGVDPRTLPEDVMPIVEARPHDVIPKEFLTMHYLENYPLATFLIGIVNGIDHLNWIFSRRGGKRDDAYNVRLGKEAHGGVVKSRDYVKHAKFVILYKDGEHKVYKAFRVKNTGELSREQMIKQGYLNPRHDKYFCYFFDEEITLGEFDIQGILEADKKKYETDAKLKEAYAEGQPVFMSGEELIKFRK; encoded by the coding sequence ATGCGCATATTAATCGAGGAATACCAATATGATTATGAGGACGTTTGCGACGTTCTCAAAGGTCTTGGTGTGCTTCAAGACGTGGAAGGAAAAGTAAGCCTAAGCTATGTAGGCTACTATTTCAACGACGATCCTGATGTGAACGATTGCGTGTTTATTCTGCCAAAGGTACTGTTGGAAGGTGAGTTTAGACATGAGAAAGTATTTGGACATATAGACCCAAAGGACTTAATCAATGCTGACGATTGCAAGATGTCAGTCGATGAACATAAGTTTATCTACGAACTAAGCGTATGGATATACCGTGCCATCTGCGTTTTCCGTGACCATGAGTTTGACCGCTACGCAAACAAGAAGCAGGCAAGCATTGTGTTATATAAACAAGCACCGATGATGGGACACATGAGGAAGCGCAAGGCAAGCACTTTCCTCGATGTGTTGTTGGCGTTGCAAGAATGGAACAAGAAGAATGAGAGTTTCGTGATGTTCATCGTCAAGAACCTCCATTCGGGTTACAACAAAATCAACTGGATACGCACAATATCCCGAAGCCAAGTAGTCATTCAAGAAAGCATCGGTGGTACACGTCGTCAAGATGCCAGTTATTTGAACCCTATCAACAAGAAGCGTCAAATCAACTTTGACGAAGAGTTACTTGTCATATATTACAGTATCTTGGAATATATGAGGGCGGAATACGGTTTCCCTGTCAAGATAAACGTAAACTTCCCTTTGATAAAAGGCGAAAAGTTCAAGCGATACATCAACGGCTATGGAAAGAGAAGACTCAAACAAATCAAGTACAAGTATTTCTCCGACAAGGCGTTGGAGCTTTGGAGCTATTGCTATGCGTTCTTTAACAGACCTGACAATGTAACGCTGAACGTAGACCAAAGAGAGTATTTGCTTGTGAAGAGTTTCCATGTCGTGTTTGAAGCCATCATTGACGAGTTGATAGCAGGTGACCAGAAGTTGCCAAAGGACTTGAAAGACCAACCTGACGGAAAACGAGTGGATCACATCTATCAGTACCAGGAGCTGACCAATAATGAAAACGATGACAATATCTATTATATAGGTGATTCCAAATACTACAAGCGTGGCAACTCACTTGGTAAGGAGTCAGTATATAAGCAGTTTACCTACGCAAGAAATGTCATTCAGTGGAACTTGGACTTGTTCAACGATGGCAAGCCAGAAGACCAAAGCGGCCATGTAAAGTTGCGTGACGATGTTACCGAGGGCTACAACATCATACCAAACTTCTTTATTTCTGCCAACCAAAACGTTCTTATCCCAGAGAAAGAAATTCATTTGATAGACAGCGACAAGGAAGAGGGAAAGCGTAGAAAGCAGTATTACATCAGCAGGCAGTTTGATAACAGACTGTATGACCGAGATACGTTCTTATTGGCACACTTTGATGTGAACTTTCTCTTTGTGGTAGCTCTCTATGGTCGCAACAACTCTTCAAGTAAAGAGCAGTGGCGCAACAATGTACGAAAGATATTTCGTAAGGAAATTCAGAAGATGCTCAAAGATAACTTTGACTTCTACGCCATGACTGCGCACGCTGAGGTGAATCCAGACACATATATCAAGGAGAATTTCCAAACGCTCCTTGGTAAGGTTTATCATCCTTTCGACAATAGGGAAGGTAGCGACCAACAATATTTCTCACTTGCACTGCGCAAGCCGGAGAAAGAAGAGAGCGAAGCTATTAAGAAAAAGGTGATGGATGAGAACGAAGCCGTGATGTTTGAGTTGAAACAAGCGTTCTATATCGCCAAGTGTCCGCTTGGTGTAGATCCAAGAACGTTGCCAGAGGATGTGATGCCTATTGTGGAAGCACGTCCGCATGATGTCATTCCGAAGGAGTTTCTTACCATGCACTATTTGGAGAACTACCCATTGGCAACGTTTCTCATTGGTATCGTGAATGGTATCGATCATTTGAACTGGATATTCAGTAGACGAGGTGGTAAGCGTGATGATGCCTACAATGTGCGACTGGGTAAGGAAGCGCATGGAGGTGTGGTGAAGAGTCGTGATTACGTGAAGCACGCTAAGTTTGTGATTTTATATAAGGATGGCGAGCATAAGGTTTACAAGGCATTTCGTGTGAAGAACACTGGTGAGCTGTCTCGTGAGCAAATGATAAAACAAGGTTATTTGAATCCGCGACACGACAAGTATTTCTGTTATTTTTTCGATGAAGAGATAACGCTTGGAGAATTTGATATTCAAGGAATACTCGAAGCCGACAAGAAGAAATACGAGACTGATGCGAAGTTGAAAGAAGCGTATGCTGAGGGGCAGCCAGTGTTTATGAGTGGTGAGGAGTTGATAAAGTTTAGGAAATAA
- a CDS encoding DNA cytosine methyltransferase — MEVIAEKNKTVITNATLSDSIILEIKDMGIIDNMEDLTLLKTITKDLYGRFINCVWFYITNKKMFGNQLDKLSNKKRKQIQDKCKKEHKPTFADFFAGAGGLSYGFTQAGFRVCFANDFEDVCVRTYRYNHPEIASKKVIKGDIRKIVDNVQDYIDEDVDIVVGGPPCQGFSSANQQRVIDDPRNELYKYYIKGIKKILPKFVVMENVKGMLKVADQVVEDYESIEEEKNGTTYSYTVSYKLLNSLDFSVSQSRERLIYIAIRNDIAEKQNITPSTIFEEISKANENKHHYLLRDALENIKPLDAPRIKNMNEKDDENSGKKIDVNTFSGDETPYLRLINGGRKIPILYNHKARYVNDINYDIYRLLNQGDDASDPKISDIMPYTNRLHCFKDKYYKLVADKPSRTITAHLRMDCHSHIHPFQTRAITPREAARCQSFPDDYLFLGAYLKTYMQIGNAVPCLMAKGIANIIKKYL, encoded by the coding sequence GTGGAGGTAATAGCAGAAAAAAATAAAACTGTTATTACCAATGCAACATTGTCGGATTCCATTATATTAGAAATTAAAGATATGGGAATAATTGACAATATGGAAGATTTGACATTGTTGAAAACCATAACAAAAGATTTGTATGGTAGATTTATAAACTGTGTTTGGTTTTATATTACCAACAAGAAAATGTTTGGTAATCAACTCGACAAATTAAGCAATAAGAAGCGCAAACAAATTCAAGATAAATGCAAGAAAGAACACAAACCTACTTTTGCAGATTTTTTTGCAGGAGCAGGTGGATTAAGTTATGGATTTACCCAAGCTGGTTTTAGAGTGTGTTTCGCAAATGATTTTGAAGATGTTTGTGTGAGAACATATAGATATAATCATCCAGAAATTGCTTCTAAAAAAGTAATAAAAGGAGATATTCGGAAAATTGTCGATAACGTTCAAGACTATATAGATGAAGATGTAGACATAGTAGTTGGCGGTCCTCCTTGCCAAGGATTTAGCAGTGCAAATCAACAACGTGTAATAGATGACCCTCGCAATGAATTGTATAAATATTATATTAAAGGCATAAAAAAGATTTTGCCTAAGTTTGTTGTGATGGAAAATGTAAAAGGTATGCTAAAAGTTGCAGATCAAGTTGTTGAGGACTACGAAAGTATAGAAGAAGAAAAAAATGGTACAACTTATAGCTATACTGTTTCATACAAGTTATTAAACTCATTAGATTTTTCTGTCTCACAAAGTAGAGAAAGGTTAATTTATATTGCTATTAGGAATGACATTGCTGAAAAGCAAAATATCACTCCAAGTACAATATTTGAAGAAATCAGTAAGGCTAACGAGAATAAACATCATTATCTATTGCGTGATGCTCTGGAAAATATCAAACCATTAGATGCTCCAAGAATAAAGAACATGAATGAGAAAGACGACGAAAATTCTGGAAAGAAAATAGATGTTAATACTTTCTCTGGGGATGAAACGCCATATCTACGTTTAATAAATGGCGGACGCAAAATCCCTATTCTTTACAATCACAAGGCACGATATGTAAATGATATAAATTACGATATATATCGTCTGTTGAATCAAGGCGATGATGCTTCTGATCCTAAAATTTCAGACATAATGCCGTATACAAATAGGTTGCACTGCTTCAAAGATAAATACTACAAACTTGTTGCAGACAAACCTTCACGAACAATTACAGCGCATTTGAGAATGGACTGTCATTCGCATATTCATCCTTTTCAGACAAGGGCAATTACGCCAAGAGAAGCTGCAAGATGTCAATCATTTCCTGATGACTACTTGTTTCTTGGTGCTTATCTCAAAACATACATGCAAATAGGTAATGCCGTTCCTTGTCTAATGGCAAAAGGAATAGCCAATATTATTAAAAAATATTTATAG
- a CDS encoding DNA cytosine methyltransferase, giving the protein MANRKYTFIDLFAGCGGLSEGFYRVGFKALAHVEINHWACETLRTRMRYYGYKNIDKEVIEHDITTPDIIDKIDEAVAGRTVDVIIGGPPCQAYSTAGRVRDGKGMATDPRNFLFEKYVEILEYYSPKFFVFENVTGVLSAKVNGNHIFPKIIQALGNKYDIISDPTVLIHNTADYGVPQVRKRVIIMGVRKDIDKTSVAELYNDVIKTHWNPETPLDEREGRQKFVDVKQAIGDLPAVEPGNDASTETFDYPCDNTFLKRIGKRGVYPLRDHIARRHNALDRERFTVMIHNHWTFGQLRREMPQYEHEHARVFDNSYVVQWWDLPSKTILAHIHKDGFQFIHPDEKQARSFTVREAARIQSFPDDFEFIGSRGEKYKQIGNAVPPLFAEALAKSIKKNLDKLVA; this is encoded by the coding sequence ATGGCTAATAGAAAATATACCTTTATAGATTTGTTTGCTGGTTGTGGAGGTCTTTCTGAGGGCTTTTATAGAGTAGGCTTTAAGGCTTTAGCCCATGTTGAAATTAATCATTGGGCATGTGAAACCTTAAGGACTAGAATGCGCTATTATGGTTATAAGAATATAGATAAAGAAGTAATAGAACATGATATAACTACCCCTGATATTATTGATAAGATTGATGAAGCAGTAGCAGGAAGAACTGTTGATGTTATTATTGGTGGTCCTCCTTGTCAGGCCTATTCTACGGCAGGTCGCGTACGTGATGGAAAAGGAATGGCTACAGATCCAAGAAACTTTTTGTTTGAGAAGTATGTAGAAATACTAGAATATTATTCTCCGAAGTTTTTTGTATTTGAAAATGTAACAGGGGTGTTGTCTGCAAAAGTTAATGGCAATCATATATTCCCCAAAATTATTCAGGCTCTAGGGAACAAATATGATATTATAAGTGATCCTACGGTATTAATTCATAATACCGCAGATTACGGAGTACCACAAGTACGAAAAAGGGTAATAATAATGGGGGTAAGAAAAGACATAGACAAAACATCTGTGGCTGAACTCTATAATGATGTCATAAAAACTCATTGGAACCCTGAAACTCCGTTAGATGAGCGTGAAGGACGGCAGAAGTTTGTAGATGTAAAGCAAGCTATCGGTGATTTGCCGGCGGTAGAGCCAGGTAATGATGCATCTACAGAGACTTTTGATTATCCTTGTGATAATACCTTCTTGAAAAGAATAGGTAAAAGGGGAGTTTATCCTTTAAGAGACCATATAGCTCGACGACACAATGCTCTAGACAGAGAACGTTTTACGGTGATGATTCACAATCATTGGACATTTGGACAACTCAGAAGAGAAATGCCTCAATACGAACATGAGCATGCTCGCGTGTTTGATAATAGCTATGTGGTTCAGTGGTGGGATTTACCATCTAAGACAATATTGGCTCATATTCATAAAGATGGATTTCAATTTATCCATCCTGATGAGAAACAAGCGAGGTCTTTTACTGTTCGTGAAGCAGCAAGAATACAATCGTTTCCTGATGATTTTGAGTTTATAGGGTCAAGAGGAGAAAAATACAAACAAATTGGCAATGCTGTTCCACCTTTGTTCGCAGAGGCTTTGGCAAAGTCGATTAAAAAGAATTTAGATAAATTAGTCGCATGA
- a CDS encoding helix-turn-helix domain-containing protein, whose product MSPSHWSLAQQARNGGVTQAQLAELLKVNQAFISKIETCERRLDIIELHHICQVLGISFVDFIQEVDRDILCKREGE is encoded by the coding sequence ATATCACCAAGTCATTGGTCGCTTGCGCAGCAAGCGCGAAATGGGGGGGTAACACAGGCTCAACTCGCTGAACTACTGAAAGTTAATCAGGCGTTTATAAGCAAGATTGAGACTTGTGAACGCCGCCTTGATATCATAGAACTTCATCATATTTGCCAGGTTTTAGGCATCTCGTTTGTCGACTTCATTCAGGAAGTCGATAGGGATATACTGTGCAAAAGAGAAGGTGAATGA
- a CDS encoding nucleotidyltransferase family protein has product MMIMKSKEYYISLILSHAEELKKNFGVKSLRLFGSVSRNEQKEGSDVDICVDMEPKMFLVVRLKRFLENLLECSVDIVRMHKHINPFLLKEIEHDGIYIIK; this is encoded by the coding sequence ATGATGATTATGAAGTCAAAGGAATACTATATATCACTGATTTTATCTCATGCCGAAGAGCTGAAAAAGAACTTCGGAGTAAAGTCATTGCGCCTTTTTGGCTCAGTTTCCAGAAATGAACAGAAAGAAGGTAGTGATGTTGATATATGTGTAGATATGGAACCCAAAATGTTCCTTGTGGTTAGATTAAAGCGTTTTTTAGAAAACTTATTAGAATGCTCTGTTGATATAGTAAGAATGCACAAGCATATAAATCCATTCCTTCTTAAAGAAATAGAACATGACGGAATATACATCATCAAATAG
- a CDS encoding DUF86 domain-containing protein: MTEYTSSNRIVGTLIQIKEAIKQLQDWNRDVQVVDDYYSTPEGMKNLAASCMLIEAIGEGVKQIDRLTQSRLLIERPEIPWQDVIGIRNHIAHGYFNIDGDIVLDVIKNNLDDLLAAIEYFIAKF; this comes from the coding sequence ATGACGGAATATACATCATCAAATAGAATAGTTGGCACCTTAATACAAATTAAGGAAGCTATCAAACAATTGCAAGATTGGAACAGAGATGTACAGGTTGTTGATGATTACTATAGTACGCCTGAGGGAATGAAGAATCTTGCAGCTAGTTGTATGCTTATAGAGGCAATTGGAGAAGGAGTCAAGCAAATTGACAGATTAACTCAATCTCGCCTATTAATTGAACGTCCAGAAATACCATGGCAAGATGTTATTGGCATACGTAACCATATTGCACATGGTTACTTTAATATAGACGGGGATATAGTGTTAGATGTCATCAAGAACAATCTCGATGATTTGTTAGCAGCCATCGAGTATTTTATAGCAAAATTCTAA
- a CDS encoding (deoxy)nucleoside triphosphate pyrophosphohydrolase → MIHYNVVAAVVCHNGKYLCMQKGKTKFEYTSYKWEFPGGKIEPGETPQQALARELMEEMEYPVEVGEELVTVNHEYPDFSITMTAFLCTPKGDADGFKRREHADSKWCRPVELKNLDWAAADVDVVRILL, encoded by the coding sequence ATGATACATTATAATGTGGTAGCAGCCGTTGTTTGCCATAATGGCAAGTACCTCTGCATGCAGAAAGGCAAGACGAAGTTTGAATATACCAGCTATAAATGGGAGTTTCCTGGTGGCAAGATTGAACCTGGGGAAACTCCTCAACAGGCATTGGCTCGTGAGTTGATGGAGGAGATGGAGTATCCTGTAGAAGTAGGAGAGGAGTTGGTAACCGTGAATCACGAATATCCTGATTTCTCGATAACCATGACAGCCTTTCTGTGTACGCCAAAAGGCGATGCTGATGGGTTCAAGAGGCGTGAGCACGCTGATAGCAAGTGGTGCAGGCCTGTAGAGTTGAAAAATCTCGACTGGGCTGCAGCGGATGTTGATGTAGTTAGAATTTTGCTATAA